A genome region from Nitrospira sp. includes the following:
- the gatB gene encoding Asp-tRNA(Asn)/Glu-tRNA(Gln) amidotransferase subunit GatB, whose product MAYEVVIGVEVHAQLRTQSKLFCACGTTFGLTANSQTCPVCLGLPGTLPVINEKAVEMAVRAGLAMNGTIGVRNRFARKNYFYPDLPKGYQISQYEAPICEHGWIEIAAGGGRKRVRIRRAHLEEDAGKNLHEAGSGMSLVDLNRAGTPLLEIVTEPDLHSSEEVVAYLKALRDLLMYLDVCDGNMEEGSFRCEPNLSLRPAGQTAFGTKVELKNINSFKFVKDAVDYEIKRQTKVLNEGGKIYQETRLWNHERGETAVMRSKEEAHDYRYFPDPDLVPLDISAEWIEHLREGLPELASTKQQRFISEYGVPEYDAGILTSSKSLAMYFEACVKLYPQPKTVSNWVMGELLRELNNSGIEADGSPVTPERLVELLTLVDEGVVSLKVAREIFPDVYASGKAPAQIVQEKGLRQVSDEGALVTMIDEVLTKNPAQVGQYKEGKQQVLGFLVGQVMKASGGKANPGKVNELLKKALA is encoded by the coding sequence GTGGCATACGAAGTCGTCATTGGTGTGGAAGTGCATGCGCAGTTGCGCACGCAATCGAAGTTGTTCTGTGCCTGCGGGACGACCTTCGGTCTCACGGCGAATTCGCAGACCTGTCCTGTGTGCTTGGGACTGCCCGGGACGTTGCCGGTGATCAATGAGAAGGCCGTGGAGATGGCGGTGCGTGCCGGTCTCGCGATGAACGGCACGATCGGCGTCCGCAACCGTTTTGCGCGCAAAAACTATTTTTACCCCGACCTGCCCAAGGGGTATCAGATTTCGCAATACGAAGCGCCGATTTGCGAGCATGGCTGGATTGAAATTGCCGCCGGCGGCGGTCGCAAGCGTGTGCGAATCCGGCGCGCCCATTTGGAAGAAGACGCGGGAAAAAATCTGCATGAGGCCGGCAGCGGGATGAGCCTGGTGGATTTGAATCGTGCCGGGACACCCCTGTTGGAAATTGTGACTGAACCGGACCTACATTCTTCTGAAGAGGTGGTGGCGTATCTCAAGGCGTTGCGCGACCTCTTAATGTATCTCGATGTCTGTGACGGGAACATGGAGGAGGGAAGTTTCCGCTGCGAGCCGAATCTGTCTCTGCGTCCGGCCGGCCAGACCGCGTTCGGAACGAAGGTGGAGTTGAAGAACATCAATTCGTTCAAGTTCGTGAAGGACGCGGTTGATTACGAAATCAAGCGTCAAACCAAGGTGCTGAACGAGGGCGGGAAGATTTATCAGGAAACCAGACTCTGGAATCACGAACGTGGTGAAACCGCTGTGATGCGCAGCAAGGAAGAAGCGCATGACTATCGGTATTTCCCGGATCCTGACCTGGTTCCATTGGACATTTCGGCCGAATGGATCGAGCACTTGCGCGAGGGATTGCCGGAACTGGCTTCGACGAAGCAGCAGCGATTTATTTCCGAGTACGGCGTGCCCGAATATGACGCGGGCATCCTCACGTCAAGCAAATCGTTGGCGATGTATTTCGAGGCTTGCGTGAAACTGTACCCGCAGCCCAAGACGGTGAGCAATTGGGTGATGGGCGAATTGCTGCGTGAGCTCAATAACTCCGGGATTGAAGCCGATGGATCGCCCGTGACGCCTGAGCGGCTGGTCGAGTTGTTGACCCTTGTGGATGAAGGGGTTGTCAGTCTCAAGGTGGCGCGGGAAATTTTTCCTGATGTCTACGCCTCGGGTAAGGCACCGGCTCAGATCGTTCAGGAAAAGGGGCTCCGGCAGGTGTCCGACGAAGGGGCCTTGGTGACAATGATTGATGAAGTCTTGACGAAGAATCCTGCGCAGGTCGGGCAATATAAAGAAGGCAAACAGCAGGTGCTGGGATTCCTCGTCGGGCAAGTGATGAAGGCCTCCGGCGGCAAGGCGAATCCCGGGAAGGTGAATGAGCTGCTGAAGAAGGCATTGGCCTGA
- a CDS encoding YtxH domain-containing protein, which translates to MADNHGPSSAAVLLGFLSGAALGAVAAILLAPRSGQESREMLRGYARRAEDELRDLVGEAGERFEGAVEEGREFIESKKTVLRDAFDAGREAMRREREHFTKGEPS; encoded by the coding sequence ATGGCAGATAATCACGGTCCATCGTCGGCAGCGGTGTTGTTGGGCTTCTTGAGCGGCGCGGCGCTGGGTGCGGTGGCGGCCATTTTGTTGGCGCCGAGAAGCGGGCAGGAATCACGCGAGATGCTGCGCGGCTACGCCCGACGCGCAGAGGACGAGTTGCGGGATCTGGTCGGCGAAGCGGGTGAGCGGTTTGAAGGGGCGGTCGAAGAAGGTCGTGAGTTCATCGAATCGAAGAAGACCGTCCTGCGCGATGCCTTCGATGCCGGGCGGGAGGCGATGCGTCGGGAGCGTGAGCATTTTACGAAGGGGGAGCCGAGCTGA
- a CDS encoding DUF948 domain-containing protein has product MIVDVAAILVASAFAVLVGYLVPLLIQVRKMVIESEQLVTKLNVELPTLITELRTMSQNLNEVTEQARDGVEHAAVLLHAVGEVGESVNQVHSLVRGSGGSLLANVASVVAGLRAAKQVVKERFKEGGSHNGR; this is encoded by the coding sequence ATGATTGTTGATGTCGCCGCTATTCTTGTCGCCAGTGCCTTCGCGGTGTTGGTGGGCTATCTGGTCCCGCTCTTGATTCAAGTTCGGAAGATGGTGATTGAATCGGAACAACTGGTGACGAAGCTGAACGTCGAGTTGCCGACGCTGATTACTGAATTGCGCACGATGAGTCAGAATCTGAATGAGGTGACCGAGCAGGCGCGTGACGGGGTTGAGCATGCGGCCGTCTTGCTGCATGCGGTGGGAGAAGTCGGGGAATCGGTCAATCAGGTGCATAGTTTGGTGCGAGGGTCCGGCGGGTCGTTGTTGGCCAATGTGGCCAGCGTGGTGGCGGGGCTTCGCGCCGCAAAGCAAGTGGTGAAGGAACGTTTCAAAGAAGGAGGGTCTCACAATGGCAGATAA
- the gatA gene encoding Asp-tRNA(Asn)/Glu-tRNA(Gln) amidotransferase subunit GatA, translating to MSLTLIHKFTLAELQRRFTAGDVTATEIVRAYFLRVTQVEPKLNAYLTQCKEAALGQAERLDQALKGWRKTTPMMAMPLAVKDNICTEGVRTTCASRMLDTFVPPYDATVVAKLRAQNYLLLGKTNLDEFAMGSSTENSAFGASRNPWNLQTVPGGSSGGSAVAVAADECVAALGSDTGGSIRQPAAFCGVVGLKPTYGRVSRYGLVAFASSLDQIGPITKDVTDAAILLGAIAGYDPRDSTSANVPVPDYLKALKRKDLKRLKVGVPAEYFADGLDPEVDQAVRTAIEGLRELGADIREIKLPTTDAAVATYYVIATAEASSNLARYDGVKFGVRAAESNDLLEMYLKTRAEGFGPEVKRRIMLGTYVLSAGYYDAYYGKAQAVRTLIRQEFESAFQTVDLIVTPVTPTTAFKFGEKAQDPLQMYLSDIYTISANLAGLPAIALPCGFSKAGLPIGFQLIGRPFEEETLLRGAHAYEQATNWRAKRPLIR from the coding sequence ATGTCGCTGACGTTGATACATAAGTTTACGCTGGCCGAATTGCAGCGGAGGTTCACGGCCGGGGATGTCACGGCGACGGAGATTGTCCGCGCCTACTTTCTGCGAGTGACGCAGGTCGAACCGAAACTGAACGCCTATCTGACGCAGTGCAAAGAAGCGGCCCTCGGACAGGCGGAACGTCTCGACCAGGCGTTGAAAGGGTGGCGGAAAACCACGCCGATGATGGCCATGCCTTTGGCGGTGAAGGACAATATCTGCACGGAAGGCGTGCGGACGACCTGTGCCTCACGAATGCTCGACACCTTCGTACCGCCCTATGACGCGACCGTGGTCGCCAAGTTGCGGGCGCAAAACTATCTCCTGCTCGGCAAGACCAATCTGGATGAGTTTGCGATGGGGTCGTCCACCGAGAATTCAGCGTTTGGCGCCAGCCGCAATCCCTGGAACCTCCAGACGGTGCCTGGCGGATCGAGCGGCGGGTCGGCGGTGGCTGTGGCGGCGGATGAATGTGTGGCGGCGCTGGGGTCCGACACCGGCGGGTCCATTCGCCAGCCTGCAGCGTTCTGCGGCGTGGTGGGGCTGAAGCCGACATATGGTCGTGTCTCTCGATATGGATTGGTGGCGTTCGCGTCGTCGCTGGATCAAATTGGCCCGATCACCAAAGATGTGACGGATGCGGCCATCCTATTGGGTGCCATTGCTGGTTACGATCCGCGCGACTCGACCTCGGCGAACGTGCCGGTTCCGGACTATCTCAAGGCGCTTAAACGGAAAGATCTCAAACGGCTGAAAGTCGGCGTGCCTGCCGAGTATTTTGCCGACGGACTCGATCCGGAAGTGGACCAGGCCGTGCGTACAGCCATCGAGGGCCTGCGGGAACTCGGGGCGGACATCCGCGAGATCAAATTGCCGACCACCGATGCGGCCGTCGCGACGTACTATGTCATCGCCACGGCCGAGGCCAGCTCGAACCTGGCCCGATACGACGGCGTGAAGTTCGGTGTGCGGGCCGCGGAGAGCAACGATCTCCTAGAGATGTACCTGAAGACCAGAGCGGAAGGATTCGGTCCGGAAGTCAAGCGTCGGATTATGTTGGGGACGTATGTGCTGAGTGCAGGATACTATGACGCGTATTACGGGAAAGCGCAGGCAGTCAGGACCCTCATTCGCCAGGAGTTTGAATCGGCCTTCCAGACGGTCGATCTGATCGTGACGCCGGTCACTCCGACCACCGCCTTTAAGTTCGGTGAGAAGGCCCAGGATCCGCTCCAGATGTATTTGTCCGACATCTACACGATCTCGGCGAATCTGGCCGGGTTGCCCGCCATTGCGCTTCCTTGTGGATTCAGCAAGGCAGGATTGCCGATTGGCTTTCAGCTGATCGGTCGGCCATTTGAAGAGGAGACCCTGTTGCGCGGGGCGCATGCCTACGAGCAGGCGACGAACTGGCGAGCAAAACGGCCGCTGATCCGGTGA
- the panD gene encoding aspartate 1-decarboxylase: protein MFRQMLRAKIHRATVTEACLDYEGSLTVDEDLLDAAGILPYEAIVCSNLNNGERFMTYAMKGKRGRGEIVLNGPTARKAAVGDQIIIFCYEYYSDEEIKRHKPKIIQVDGKNHITRKAVKR from the coding sequence ATGTTTCGACAAATGTTGCGGGCAAAGATACATCGAGCGACGGTGACCGAGGCCTGTCTGGACTATGAAGGCAGCCTCACGGTGGACGAAGATCTGTTGGACGCGGCGGGTATTTTGCCCTACGAAGCGATCGTCTGTTCCAATCTCAACAACGGCGAACGGTTCATGACCTACGCCATGAAGGGAAAGCGGGGACGCGGGGAGATCGTGCTGAACGGGCCGACCGCCCGCAAGGCGGCGGTGGGCGATCAGATTATTATTTTTTGCTACGAGTATTATAGCGACGAAGAGATCAAGCGGCATAAGCCGAAGATCATCCAGGTCGATGGGAAAAACCATATCACTCGTAAGGCTGTGAAGCGCTGA
- the gatC gene encoding Asp-tRNA(Asn)/Glu-tRNA(Gln) amidotransferase subunit GatC, protein MEITKQDVEKVAKLARLALTEAETTAFSQQLNQIVAYVQKLKSFSTEGVEPTSTVPGQSNVFRPDLVQASLTIEQALSNAPDAEAQCFRVPKIIQES, encoded by the coding sequence ATGGAGATCACGAAACAGGACGTCGAGAAGGTGGCCAAGTTGGCGCGGCTGGCGTTGACCGAGGCCGAGACCACGGCCTTTTCACAACAGCTGAATCAGATCGTGGCCTATGTGCAGAAGTTGAAATCGTTTTCCACGGAGGGCGTCGAGCCGACGTCGACCGTGCCGGGGCAGAGTAATGTTTTTCGTCCCGACCTGGTGCAGGCGTCTCTGACGATCGAGCAGGCGTTGAGCAATGCTCCCGATGCGGAGGCGCAGTGTTTCCGAGTTCCCAAAATCATCCAAGAATCCTAA
- the glmS gene encoding glutamine--fructose-6-phosphate transaminase (isomerizing), producing MCGIVGYVGNQDAVPILLNGLSKLEYRGYDSAGVAIQRGEKIEIRRSVGKLINLQKSLEQKAIGGMCGIGHTRWATHGKPSEQNAHPHRSESCVLVHNGIIENYVELKQRLVKDGYKFQSETDTEVVAHLIDTHMKTHKLHLADAVRAAAKEIRGSYAIAVISEREPGMLVAARSGCPLVIGRTADASFVGSDVMAMLSHTRDVTFLDEGDVVEVTAGAVTFTDLDGRAVTRKKTTVTWDASAAEKSGYPHFMLKEIHEQPQTILDTIRGRYSYESGEADLPDIGLTPKEFAEVGHIWIVACGTSWHAGLVGKYLLEEMVRTPVQVDIGSEFRYRDPLIEKNDLFITISQSGETADTLAAAREAKQKGARVVSIVNVVGSTLARESDGVLYTHCGPEIGVASTKAFTAQLAALYMLALHLGRVRGVLSVADGKAWLDRLVTVPTLVKHVLGREAEILAIAKRYYKKSDFLFLGRGINYPIALEGALKLKEISYIHAEGYAAGEMKHGPIALIDKNMPVVVLAPRDRLYEKTVSNLMEVKARRAPVIAFVAEGERELGKIADAVFTIPDVHPLLSPILFTIPLQLLAYHIAVLRGEDVDQPRNLAKSVTVE from the coding sequence ATGTGTGGCATCGTTGGCTACGTGGGAAATCAGGACGCAGTACCGATTTTGTTGAACGGGTTGTCGAAGCTGGAGTATCGCGGGTACGACTCGGCCGGCGTGGCGATTCAGCGGGGAGAAAAGATTGAGATTCGCCGCAGCGTCGGCAAGTTGATCAACCTGCAGAAGTCGTTGGAGCAGAAGGCCATCGGCGGGATGTGCGGCATCGGGCATACGCGGTGGGCGACGCACGGCAAGCCTTCCGAGCAAAACGCGCACCCGCACCGCTCCGAGAGTTGCGTGCTTGTGCATAACGGAATCATCGAAAACTACGTCGAGCTCAAGCAGCGCCTGGTCAAGGACGGTTACAAGTTTCAGTCTGAAACCGACACGGAAGTCGTCGCGCACTTGATCGATACACACATGAAGACACACAAACTGCATCTGGCGGATGCGGTGCGTGCGGCGGCCAAGGAGATTCGGGGAAGTTATGCCATCGCGGTGATTTCGGAGCGCGAACCCGGCATGCTGGTCGCAGCCCGGTCCGGTTGCCCGCTGGTGATCGGCCGCACGGCTGATGCGTCGTTCGTCGGTTCGGATGTCATGGCGATGTTGTCCCATACCAGGGACGTGACGTTTCTCGATGAAGGCGATGTGGTCGAAGTCACGGCCGGCGCGGTGACGTTTACGGATCTCGACGGTCGGGCCGTCACGCGCAAGAAGACGACGGTGACGTGGGACGCCTCTGCCGCTGAAAAAAGCGGGTATCCCCACTTCATGCTGAAGGAAATTCACGAACAGCCGCAGACGATTCTGGATACCATCCGGGGGCGCTACTCCTATGAGAGTGGTGAGGCGGATCTTCCGGACATCGGACTGACACCGAAGGAGTTTGCCGAAGTCGGACATATTTGGATCGTGGCCTGCGGAACCAGCTGGCACGCAGGCCTGGTCGGGAAGTATTTGCTTGAAGAGATGGTCCGTACACCGGTACAGGTCGATATCGGAAGCGAGTTCCGGTATCGCGACCCGCTGATCGAAAAGAACGACCTGTTCATCACGATTTCGCAGTCGGGTGAAACGGCCGATACGCTGGCTGCGGCGCGGGAAGCGAAGCAAAAAGGGGCGCGTGTCGTCTCGATCGTGAATGTGGTGGGTAGCACCTTGGCTCGCGAGTCCGATGGTGTGCTGTATACCCATTGCGGCCCTGAAATCGGCGTTGCCTCGACGAAGGCGTTTACCGCTCAGTTGGCGGCCCTCTACATGTTGGCCTTGCATCTTGGCCGGGTCCGGGGTGTCCTGAGTGTGGCGGACGGAAAAGCCTGGCTCGATCGCCTGGTCACGGTGCCGACGTTGGTGAAACATGTGCTTGGCCGGGAGGCGGAAATTCTGGCGATCGCAAAACGTTATTACAAGAAATCGGATTTCTTGTTTCTCGGGCGTGGGATCAACTATCCGATCGCGCTCGAAGGGGCGCTCAAGCTCAAAGAAATTTCGTATATCCATGCGGAAGGATATGCCGCGGGAGAAATGAAACATGGACCGATCGCCCTCATCGACAAGAACATGCCTGTGGTGGTGTTGGCCCCCCGGGACCGGCTCTATGAGAAGACCGTCAGTAACCTCATGGAGGTGAAGGCGCGTCGGGCCCCGGTGATTGCGTTCGTGGCGGAAGGTGAGCGCGAATTGGGCAAGATCGCCGACGCGGTCTTTACGATTCCCGACGTGCATCCGTTACTGTCGCCCATTCTCTTTACGATCCCGCTGCAGTTGCTGGCCTATCACATTGCGGTCTTGCGTGGAGAAGATGTGGATCAGCCGCGGAACCTGGCCAAGAGTGTGACGGTGGAATAG
- the glmU gene encoding bifunctional UDP-N-acetylglucosamine diphosphorylase/glucosamine-1-phosphate N-acetyltransferase GlmU — MTHASQDKAVSPSIPGLGVIIMAAGLGKRMKSALAKVLHPVAGRPMVMYVLDIACGLAEQGVAVVVGHQGADVRKVVAAVGGQVAVAEQTKQLGTGHAVLQARPVFGGDAQRAPSRYVILNGDTPLLTEATVRELLAMHDAQGAAVTLLTAVLDDASGYGRVIRRRRDEWLQGAADNAVQSIVEDKDASDVERAVREINVGTYVVDGEFLFPALDKLDPRNAQGEYYLTDIVQMAVQQGRTVSALRLRNIDEGLGINSRVQLAEAEQVIRQRIRERWLEAGVTMRDPASTWIDADVTIGRDTLLYPNVTLEGRTVVGENTVVHSGTRITDCSIGNRVEILDHCILRESQVEEECHLGPFVHLRPGVIARRKAKVGNFVEMKKTELGEGSKANHLSYLGDATIGAGVNIGAGTITCNYDGYKKFHTVVGDGVFIGSDVQLVAPVTVGQGAVIAAGATVTQDVPADALVIARVPQVTREGWAARRRALQSGQVPPAVPAATRAMPVKAATSAKTVKRAKTSAPAKARTASTRSVKKKQPAVQRTKRR, encoded by the coding sequence ATGACTCATGCATCGCAGGACAAGGCCGTGTCACCTTCCATTCCTGGGCTCGGTGTTATCATCATGGCGGCAGGACTCGGCAAGCGCATGAAGTCGGCGCTGGCCAAGGTGTTGCATCCGGTCGCGGGCCGACCGATGGTGATGTACGTACTCGATATCGCCTGTGGCCTCGCGGAGCAGGGTGTGGCAGTCGTGGTCGGCCACCAGGGGGCTGACGTCAGGAAGGTTGTTGCAGCGGTCGGCGGGCAAGTTGCCGTCGCGGAGCAAACCAAACAATTGGGGACGGGGCATGCGGTGTTGCAGGCGCGTCCGGTGTTCGGCGGTGACGCGCAGCGTGCACCATCGCGTTACGTGATCCTCAACGGCGACACGCCCTTGTTGACGGAAGCCACGGTGCGGGAACTCCTCGCGATGCACGATGCGCAGGGAGCTGCGGTGACCCTGTTGACCGCCGTGCTCGACGACGCCTCCGGCTACGGACGAGTCATTCGCCGGCGTCGCGATGAATGGCTGCAAGGCGCGGCGGATAACGCGGTGCAGAGCATTGTGGAAGACAAGGACGCATCCGACGTCGAACGGGCGGTGCGTGAGATTAACGTCGGGACGTATGTGGTCGACGGCGAATTTCTCTTTCCGGCGCTCGACAAACTCGATCCCCGGAATGCGCAAGGCGAGTATTACCTCACCGATATTGTGCAGATGGCAGTTCAGCAGGGACGCACGGTGTCGGCCTTGCGGCTGCGCAACATCGACGAGGGACTCGGGATCAACAGTCGTGTACAGTTGGCGGAGGCTGAGCAGGTGATTCGACAGCGCATTCGGGAGCGATGGCTGGAAGCCGGCGTGACGATGCGGGACCCGGCGTCCACCTGGATCGATGCCGATGTGACCATCGGCCGTGATACGCTGCTCTATCCGAACGTGACGCTCGAAGGCCGGACGGTGGTCGGAGAGAATACCGTGGTGCATTCCGGGACCCGGATCACCGATTGCTCCATCGGCAACAGGGTGGAGATTCTGGATCACTGTATTCTGCGTGAGTCGCAGGTGGAGGAAGAGTGCCATCTCGGACCGTTCGTGCACCTGCGCCCCGGTGTGATCGCGCGACGCAAGGCGAAGGTCGGCAATTTCGTGGAGATGAAAAAGACGGAACTCGGCGAGGGGTCGAAGGCCAACCATTTGAGTTATCTTGGCGACGCCACGATCGGCGCCGGTGTGAATATCGGCGCTGGAACCATCACCTGTAATTACGACGGCTATAAGAAATTTCACACCGTGGTTGGCGACGGCGTGTTCATCGGCAGTGACGTCCAACTTGTTGCGCCCGTGACCGTCGGACAGGGGGCTGTGATCGCGGCCGGGGCCACGGTGACGCAGGATGTGCCGGCGGATGCGCTGGTGATTGCCCGTGTGCCTCAGGTGACTCGCGAGGGCTGGGCGGCTAGGCGGCGTGCGTTACAGAGCGGGCAGGTTCCCCCTGCGGTTCCAGCCGCGACGCGTGCCATGCCTGTCAAGGCTGCAACGTCTGCCAAGACCGTGAAGCGTGCGAAGACTTCTGCGCCTGCCAAGGCAAGGACGGCCTCGACGCGTTCCGTGAAGAAGAAGCAACCGGCAGTTCAACGTACAAAACGGAGGTAA
- a CDS encoding DUF502 domain-containing protein, translating into MLKASLKRYFLTGLLIMIPFWGTILILKTLFVSLDGILGDAAARLVTPGYYVPGLGIVALILLIFATGLFAANFIGRHVVRQWEGLLNRVPVVRGIYSTIKSMMDILSFAERESYRRVVLIQFPKNGHYCFAFVTGVTKGDMQQLSPDPLVHVYVPTSPNPTSGYFLLVPEREVIAVDITVEEAMKLIVSGGLYTPTPPSGGTSQVGGKTWAPIKQPDAGVQVG; encoded by the coding sequence ATGTTGAAAGCTTCACTCAAACGTTATTTTCTCACCGGTTTGCTGATCATGATCCCCTTCTGGGGGACCATCCTGATCTTGAAGACCCTGTTCGTCAGTCTGGACGGCATTCTCGGTGATGCCGCCGCTCGATTGGTGACCCCCGGCTACTATGTGCCGGGACTGGGGATCGTGGCGCTCATTCTGCTCATTTTTGCTACCGGTCTGTTTGCCGCGAACTTTATCGGCCGTCATGTGGTCAGGCAGTGGGAGGGATTGCTCAATCGCGTACCGGTCGTGCGCGGCATCTATTCCACCATCAAGTCGATGATGGACATTCTCTCGTTTGCGGAACGGGAGAGTTATCGCCGCGTGGTGCTGATTCAGTTCCCCAAGAACGGTCACTATTGTTTTGCGTTTGTCACCGGCGTGACGAAGGGGGACATGCAGCAGCTCTCGCCGGACCCGCTGGTGCACGTGTACGTACCGACCTCGCCCAATCCCACGTCTGGATATTTCCTGTTGGTGCCCGAGCGTGAAGTGATCGCCGTGGATATCACGGTGGAAGAGGCCATGAAACTGATCGTCTCGGGTGGACTCTACACGCCCACTCCTCCCTCGGGCGGCACGTCGCAGGTCGGTGGAAAGACGTGGGCGCCTATTAAGCAACCCGATGCAGGTGTGCAGGTCGGTTGA
- the tmk gene encoding dTMP kinase: MTPRNRPPRGLFITLEGTEGCGKSTQAKLLGEHLRKQGYDTVETREPGGTPLAEKIRAVLLDRADEPIAPETEAFLVLAARRQHVAQVIAPALARGSLVLCDRFTDSTLAYQGYARGLDIATLERLNRLATQSLTPDLTLVFDLPVSTGLARRRSAAEVNRLDRESLRFHQKVRAGFLDLAKRHPTRIKVVPARASKETVARAVARAITPMLDKIRRSAARNRPATGRPSPQTSQARHAIR; this comes from the coding sequence ATGACGCCACGCAACCGACCACCCCGGGGCCTGTTCATTACCCTCGAGGGAACCGAGGGGTGCGGAAAATCGACCCAGGCCAAACTCTTGGGTGAGCACCTCCGGAAGCAGGGATATGACACGGTGGAAACCCGTGAACCGGGGGGCACTCCGCTCGCCGAAAAAATCCGCGCAGTGTTGCTGGATCGCGCCGACGAACCGATCGCGCCCGAAACCGAAGCCTTTCTGGTCCTCGCCGCTCGCCGGCAACATGTCGCTCAGGTCATTGCACCGGCCCTCGCGCGTGGCAGCCTCGTGCTCTGCGACCGGTTCACCGACTCCACGCTCGCCTATCAGGGGTATGCGCGAGGATTAGACATCGCCACGCTCGAACGGCTGAACCGCCTTGCCACCCAATCGCTCACGCCGGACCTGACGCTGGTGTTCGATCTCCCCGTGTCGACCGGGCTGGCGCGACGGCGATCCGCCGCCGAAGTGAATCGACTGGATCGCGAGTCCCTCCGGTTCCATCAGAAGGTGCGCGCCGGATTTCTCGATCTGGCGAAACGTCACCCCACACGAATCAAGGTCGTACCCGCACGGGCATCGAAAGAAACGGTGGCCCGCGCCGTCGCTCGAGCCATCACACCGATGCTCGATAAGATCCGCCGGAGCGCAGCTCGCAACAGGCCGGCAACAGGCCGCCCGTCACCTCAGACATCACAGGCTCGCCATGCCATTCGCTGA
- the holB gene encoding DNA polymerase III subunit delta', which produces MPFADIIGHDSAKTLLRSAIMQDRLAHAYLFHGDDRIGKRLLALRLAQTLLCETISIDQTPDACGTCRACRQVEARTHPDFMVIEPDRELANPQIKIELIRDIEHQMIYRPLIGNRKICLIDDADRMTIGAANALLKTLEEPPDHSLFILVSSRPYALPATIRSRCQALRLTAPAQTQVEAAVILKRELPPADAHFLAVLSDGQLGRALECDLEQARTSQREFAAIFSSKGLQSYATVLTAAEALSKEERGPEAFDWLLRWLRDVLLVAVGAGSDHVLNLDQKAGMQALAERIDIDELLDLINDLEKLERQAHRNLNVQIALETILLRVRHLLIPHDTADTPR; this is translated from the coding sequence ATGCCATTCGCTGATATCATCGGCCATGACAGCGCCAAAACCTTGCTCCGGTCTGCAATCATGCAGGATCGGCTCGCCCACGCGTACCTCTTCCATGGCGACGATCGCATCGGCAAACGTCTCCTCGCCCTGCGCCTCGCGCAAACGCTGCTCTGCGAAACCATCTCGATCGATCAGACTCCGGACGCCTGCGGCACTTGCCGGGCCTGCCGCCAGGTAGAGGCACGCACCCATCCCGACTTCATGGTGATCGAGCCGGATCGCGAACTCGCGAATCCTCAAATCAAGATCGAGCTCATTCGCGACATCGAACACCAGATGATCTATCGCCCACTGATCGGCAATCGAAAGATCTGCCTGATCGACGACGCGGATCGCATGACGATCGGCGCCGCCAATGCGCTGCTGAAAACACTGGAAGAACCGCCCGACCACAGCCTGTTCATACTGGTCTCGAGCCGACCCTATGCCCTGCCGGCCACGATCCGCTCACGCTGCCAAGCCCTGCGACTGACGGCGCCTGCGCAAACCCAAGTCGAAGCCGCCGTGATCCTCAAACGAGAACTACCGCCGGCCGACGCCCACTTCCTGGCCGTGCTCAGCGACGGGCAATTGGGGCGGGCTCTGGAATGCGATCTTGAACAGGCACGAACCAGCCAGAGAGAATTCGCCGCCATCTTTTCATCCAAAGGCCTCCAATCGTATGCCACCGTCCTCACCGCCGCCGAAGCCCTGTCGAAAGAAGAACGCGGACCGGAAGCCTTCGACTGGCTGCTGCGTTGGCTGCGCGATGTGCTCTTAGTGGCCGTCGGCGCCGGATCCGATCATGTGCTCAACTTGGATCAAAAGGCCGGAATGCAGGCCCTGGCCGAACGCATCGACATCGACGAACTGCTGGACCTGATCAACGATCTCGAAAAGCTGGAGCGGCAGGCCCATCGGAACCTGAACGTACAGATCGCGCTCGAAACCATCTTGCTGCGGGTCCGTCACCTGCTGATACCTCACGACACCGCCGACACGCCGCGATAG